The following coding sequences are from one Labrys wisconsinensis window:
- a CDS encoding putative bifunctional diguanylate cyclase/phosphodiesterase, with protein sequence MPKSSASFFLEFRRRVVLPVVSVIVFGFVLAAALLWQLAAAQDQDELARSQQFIRRSLEQRAQAMSSTLKDYAAWGAAYRNLHVKLDTAWAYDQENVGPPLYSGFKYDYVFLVAPGGRIVYGVLEGQLAEPAAMPALGGGFQLLVDKAGAVAPNETVPVTGLLDVAGRPVLAGAAALSTGSDPSVSAIPGPPSILVFGARLSDDALAALGEQWFVPRLRLAGDAADAAAPPHLALPTTDGRITHTLRWTPDQPGRAMLWRVFPGLALAAAALAGFVILVVQHAAKAASTISEGASRLADAEEQMRHLALHDAVTGLPNRASLSRHLQEMLATGRRVCLLSIDLDRFKPINDSLGHRAGDVVLGEVAHRLRKLVHEHDLAARLGGDEFAAALLDRTDDEVERFCQRLQRDLAAPIVHEGCELSVGASIGIALSPGDARSAEELLRVADLALYQAKRDGFGTYRFYAPEMNEHIASRRVLEADLRRALQRGEFVLHYQPRFDAHSMRITSAEALVRWLAPSGGLVRPAEFIPLAEEIGLIVPLGEWVLHTACAAAVQWGTIGVSVNVSPAQVRSGDLTATVERALRETGLSPDRLELELTEGVLLEDTDRARDTLAALKRLGVRLALDDFGTGYSSLGYIRRFPFDAIKIDKQFVADMATTRGSRAIVQSILGLGKALGMSVTAEGVETAEQLMLLRLDGCDEVQGFYASPPRDQAVIAGLVQAQAPAAAGGPPPPLEHTHRASA encoded by the coding sequence ATGCCGAAGTCGTCCGCTTCCTTCTTCCTGGAATTCCGCCGCCGCGTCGTGCTGCCGGTGGTGAGCGTGATCGTCTTCGGCTTCGTGCTCGCCGCCGCCCTGCTCTGGCAGCTCGCCGCCGCCCAGGATCAGGACGAGCTCGCCCGGTCGCAGCAGTTCATCCGGCGGTCGCTGGAGCAGCGCGCGCAGGCCATGTCCAGCACCCTGAAGGACTATGCCGCCTGGGGCGCCGCCTACCGGAACCTGCACGTCAAGCTCGACACGGCCTGGGCCTATGACCAGGAGAATGTCGGACCGCCCCTGTATTCCGGCTTCAAGTACGACTACGTCTTCCTCGTGGCGCCGGGCGGCCGGATCGTCTACGGCGTGCTGGAGGGCCAGCTCGCCGAGCCCGCCGCGATGCCTGCGCTCGGCGGCGGGTTCCAGCTCCTGGTCGACAAGGCCGGGGCGGTGGCGCCCAACGAGACCGTGCCGGTCACCGGGCTGCTCGACGTCGCGGGCCGGCCGGTCCTGGCCGGGGCGGCCGCCCTGTCCACCGGATCGGACCCGAGCGTCAGCGCCATTCCCGGCCCGCCCTCGATCCTGGTGTTCGGCGCGCGCCTGTCCGACGACGCCCTCGCGGCGCTGGGCGAGCAATGGTTCGTCCCGCGCTTGCGGCTGGCCGGGGACGCCGCCGACGCAGCGGCGCCGCCGCACCTCGCGCTGCCGACGACGGACGGGCGCATCACCCACACGCTGCGCTGGACCCCGGACCAGCCCGGCCGCGCCATGCTGTGGCGGGTCTTCCCCGGCCTGGCGCTCGCCGCCGCCGCGCTGGCGGGATTCGTCATCCTCGTGGTCCAGCACGCCGCCAAGGCAGCCAGCACCATCTCGGAGGGCGCCTCCCGGCTGGCGGACGCGGAGGAGCAGATGCGCCATCTCGCTCTGCACGACGCGGTCACCGGCCTGCCCAACCGCGCCAGCCTGTCGCGCCACCTCCAGGAGATGCTGGCGACCGGCCGGCGCGTCTGCCTGCTCTCCATCGACCTCGACCGCTTCAAGCCGATCAACGATTCGCTCGGCCACCGCGCCGGCGACGTCGTGCTCGGCGAGGTCGCCCATCGCCTGCGCAAGCTGGTGCACGAGCACGACCTGGCGGCCCGCCTCGGCGGCGACGAATTCGCCGCGGCGCTGCTCGACCGCACCGACGACGAGGTCGAGCGGTTCTGCCAGCGCCTGCAGCGCGACCTGGCGGCGCCGATCGTCCACGAGGGCTGCGAGCTCAGCGTCGGCGCCTCGATCGGCATCGCCCTGTCGCCTGGCGATGCCCGTTCGGCGGAGGAGCTGCTGCGCGTCGCCGACCTCGCGCTCTACCAGGCCAAGCGCGACGGCTTCGGCACCTACCGCTTCTACGCGCCCGAGATGAACGAGCACATCGCCAGCCGCCGGGTGCTCGAGGCCGACCTCCGGCGCGCCCTGCAGCGCGGCGAGTTCGTGCTGCACTACCAGCCGCGCTTCGACGCCCATTCCATGCGCATCACCAGCGCCGAGGCGCTGGTCCGCTGGCTGGCGCCGTCGGGCGGGCTGGTCCGCCCGGCCGAGTTCATCCCGCTGGCCGAGGAGATCGGCCTGATCGTGCCGCTCGGCGAATGGGTGCTGCACACGGCCTGCGCCGCCGCGGTGCAATGGGGGACGATCGGCGTCTCCGTCAATGTTTCGCCGGCTCAGGTCCGCTCGGGCGACCTCACGGCGACGGTGGAGCGCGCCCTGCGGGAGACCGGCCTGTCGCCGGACCGGCTCGAGCTCGAGCTCACCGAAGGCGTCCTCCTGGAAGACACGGACCGGGCCCGCGACACCCTGGCCGCGCTGAAGCGGCTCGGCGTCCGGCTGGCGCTGGACGATTTCGGCACCGGCTATTCCTCGCTCGGCTACATCAGACGCTTTCCCTTCGACGCCATCAAGATCGACAAGCAGTTCGTCGCCGACATGGCGACGACGCGCGGCTCGCGCGCCATCGTCCAGTCGATCCTCGGCCTCGGCAAGGCGCTCGGCATGTCGGTCACCGCCGAGGGCGTGGAGACGGCCGAGCAGCTGATGCTGCTGCGCCTGGACGGCTGCGACGAGGTGCAGGGCTTCTACGCCTCCCCGCCGCGCGACCAGGCCGTGATCGCCGGGCTGGTGCAGGCCCAGGCGCCGGCCGCCGCGGGCGGCCCGCCGCCGCCGCTCGAACACACCCACCGCGCCTCAGCCTGA